The nucleotide sequence ACCAGCCCTGTTACCCGCGGATCGGTATAGTCCGGAATATAGAAGCGGATATGTTCCTGCCTGCCGAATTCAGCAGGCTGATGGCCTGTGGTGAGGATCGCAGCGTCCATTCCGGCATTTGCAGCGGCCTCTGCTCCTTTGGGAGCATCCTCAAACACGAGGCAGCCGGAAGGCGCCACGTTCAGCAGCCGGGCACAGCTCAGAAAGGTCTCCGGGTCGGGCTTGCTGGTGGAAACATCGTCGGCCGTTACAATCGCGCTAAAATACCGCCGGATGCCCAGCCGGTCCAGTACAAAATCAACATTAAACGGGATGGCGGCGGTGCCTACCGCCATAGGGATGCCCTTTTGCGCCGCAGCTTCCAGAAAATCTTCCAGTCCGGGCAGCAAGGCCAGATGAGGAAGATAGGCCTCCTGGTAAAGCTGTTCCTTGCGGAGGGAAAGATCCTGTTTTTCGGTTTCTGTAAACCGTTCGGGGCCAAAGATACGGTCCAGCAGTTCACTGTTCTTGCCATACATATGGCTGTTCACTTCCTCCCGGCTCATACCGGCGCCCAGCTCTTCATTCAGTATCCGGAACCAGGCCGTTGCA is from Niabella beijingensis and encodes:
- a CDS encoding HAD family hydrolase, producing MRYNAFIFDLNGTIIDDMAFHATAWFRILNEELGAGMSREEVNSHMYGKNSELLDRIFGPERFTETEKQDLSLRKEQLYQEAYLPHLALLPGLEDFLEAAAQKGIPMAVGTAAIPFNVDFVLDRLGIRRYFSAIVTADDVSTSKPDPETFLSCARLLNVAPSGCLVFEDAPKGAEAAANAGMDAAILTTGHQPAEFGRQEHIRFYIPDYTDPRVTGLV